A single window of Onychomys torridus chromosome 8, mOncTor1.1, whole genome shotgun sequence DNA harbors:
- the Bahcc1 gene encoding BAH and coiled-coil domain-containing protein 1 isoform X2, with protein MDGRDFAPPPHLLSERGSLGHRSAAAAARLAPAGPAAQPAAHFQPGKYFPSPLPMASHTASSRLMGNPPASSFMGSFLTSSLGSAASAHPSGPTSTPSEPAYRGSHPATSQIWFSHSHEAPAYPRFSGSLASTFLPVSHLDHHGNSNVLYGQHRFYGTQKENFYLRNLPPQPTILPANHNFPGVPRASPAHPIGSCSRDRVETAPLQKGPKEFDRFLMGKELGKEKASKVAEGRERPVAEEDSSKDRQKLVPPMPTEGPCKEGGPAPPAPRGSCEGRPKHLTSCLLNTKVLNGDIGKASLASCAGGMLGRPSTGVAAPGRCAKEVAGPVEPGPAFSECLERRQMLHHAVSYTVPSGLPAGPPPPLSTGPAGSFPCLQLHAGPDGLCPLQDKVSRDLKASGPTFVPSVGHLADKSRPFQVAEACAVAGDGKDRHLDGAMAPDHGAPYGVSYAHLKAEGKSERRPGGFEAALHTRLKGLEYLSAGPEAPFPGLPKGSLDKSGYFELPTPSQDCARPNHQDSLSGKATQACCTLDKMASKEVPAGPLGAQKVARIRHQQHLVAPEVESGGGGAEAKRKSVELASLGYSGPHIPPWGVQTSHSTSMTISEERKGSAYLDPFGSGLQQATLLSQELPTPPDEVSAMKNLLKYSNQALVVGQKAPFVGLGSLKASCVQQEAKFPATKGPGPVERPDCARSREHEAPHGDGEVRQPPVGIAVALARQKDTVGRPDTAYSTNSGRQGRAAPTFKAAGGPRTTHALDLESEEERTRICDDRLGLPSRELLLQDNKDLVEFARIHPSSSCPGDLPPHLMMQGGQLGGDPAPPPHPAHPHWLPRTRSPSLWMGGHSYGLGHPALHQNLPPGFPASVPGSMPSVFPLPQDAPTQLVILPSEPTPHTTPHTLAEVMDQASLWPPMYGARGPASHMQHPGQLPVYSRSQLLRQQELYALQQQQQQQQQQQQQQQQQQQQQQQRTTQAIELQRAAQFQRKPEDRHMELEEPAQEKAPKSTHKPVALTPMAKGPPSSTTTGLVKLSPCCHSPTLKTPASCPTPPPRPSAPCTLSVCPPGSPGPGSKVPSTKDKSGEGQQAGTDLTTLEPDLPPGLNPTAGVDFSLSADVHSSDLPDPKTMQTTTPGTRPEPTRTFLPGEPPPCSPRSLEKPGMLSRARETIQDLAIIPHPVERGLPPGKAEDPSPLEGLQALRFGDLLEGGGTEATGQTNSTQGGMQNERAMGQEVLRPTAGAAPQALEQIAGSPVALDKDEGSQKVPDAAQLQEEEAQLEENEGDSEEDWRTPNHSHPPPKALPGLDALVAATVDLGDLPDISLPDPQTPAASVPLSTAPLPHTSGIHGIALLSELADLEIQRQKSELAMQEDEDVLAFNLQHLATLATAWSLVEAASLDNSVTSLQAPTADPDRSPRLTPRMQILQRKDTWAPKTKPVCPLKAAIDRLDTQEVEMRMQLAELQRRYKEKQRELARLQRRHDHEREESSRSPARRGPGRPRKRKHPSSLPTLRPGGQLAQSEGRKARAVRASLSLLCAELRGDEPTRKRSKLEKSAYPGLQRASSEKARSRKSGGQAALSPSVAHKVAQLKPRVKSKGLPATGLGAFQRKEAAPGGRIRKKLSRAQSVEVSGAAQRPHPDGDGGREMPSFSAQPAVAVAHEAGSGYDSEDCQALLGTEAAPREPGLVLHPGASVAVLGPSPSSVVKMEANQKAKKKKERQGLLGACRLSSPEGEVKIKRRAVKSKVGPKLERAPGRRPPGAPSKRKAKGKAKSGLCAEPGATTSRDALFSPTRTFACREEGSKLASERLKRATRKSAMLQPVLRRKNGALSIALSARNAKAILGKSRKLTKVKRETVSKQGQGRAVSRLLKSFAVEGDFEFDDSSFSDEEEEEEEASVQLSAEQSAALARSCTIHKEDLQDGLPVLIPKEDSLLYAGSVRTLQPPDIYSIVIEGERGNRQRIYSLEQLLQEAVLDVRPQSSRYLPPGTRVCAYWSQKSRCLYPGNVVRGASSDEEEDLDSVVVEFDDGDTGHIAVSNIRLLPPDFKIQCTEPSPALLVSSSCRRTKKASNEAPQPGEAPSSSLSPKVQDGPETSKALGKKSSSKDKAGKVDLLTSGAKSPTGSSDHFLGRRGSPLLSWSAVAQTKRKAVAAAAAAGGKGPGVLQNLFQLNGSTKKLRARETLFPMHSMAAPVFGNSFCADSFSSLASSYTPFVGGAGAGLPGGAHKLLRAKKAERAEVEKAGRRRAGSEFLVKLDHEGVTSPKNKNCKALLMGDKDFGPKLGRPLASPSYAHPALMGKDKKGRAPVHPLPMGLALRKYPLPCDSDCPSSYSDEDEDGPGLATGVPSRFLTRLSMSSSSSGSSTSSSSGSMSTSSLCSSDNEDSSYSSDDEDPALLLRTCLTRPVPALLAPPEALRSKGSSPHTHAQRCFLSRAGVAGTGAGAGPSGGKPKFKRKEALSFSKAKELSRRQRLPSVENRPKISAFLPARQLWKWSGNPTQRRGMKGKARKLFYKAIVRGKETLRIGDCAVFLSAGRPNLPYIGRIESLWESWGSNMVVRVKWFYHPEETKLGKRQSDGKNALYQSCHEDENDVQTISHKCQVVGREQYEQMMRGRKYQDQQDLYYLAGTYDPTTGRLVTADGVPILC; from the exons AAAACTTCTACCTGCGAAACCTGCCCCCACAGCCCACAATCCTACCTGCCAACCACAACTTCCCTGGAGTGCCCCGAGCCTCCCCTGCTCATCCCATCGGATCCTGCAGTCGGGACCGCGTTGAGACTGCCCCGCTGCAGAAGGGTCCTAAGGAGTTTGATCGTTTCCTCATGGGTAAAGAGCTGGGCAAAGAGAAAGCCAGCAAGGTAGCGGAGGGCAGAGAACGACCTGTGGCAGAGGAGGACAGCAGCAAAGACCGACAAAAGCTGGTACCGCCCATGCCCACCGAGGGGCCCTGCAAGGAGGGGGGTCCCGCACCCCCTGCACCCCGGGGGTCCTGTGAGGGCCGCCCCAAGCACCTCACCTCCTGCCTGCTCAACACCAAGGTACTCAATGGTGACATAGGCAAGGCCTCACTGGCCAGTTGCGCAGGGGGCATGCTAGGCCGACCCAGCACGGGTGTAGCAGCACCTGGACGCTGTGCCAAGGAGGTGGCGGGCCCTGTGGAGCCTGGGCCAGCCTTCAGTGAGTGCCTGGAGAGGCGGCAGATGCTGCATCACGCTGTGTCCTACACAGTACCCTCTGGCCTGCCTGCTGGGCCACCCCCTCCCCTCAGCACAGGTCCCGCAGGCTCTTTCCCCTGCCTGCAGCTGCATGCAGGTCCAGATGGGCTCTGCCCCCTGCAGGACAAAGTCTCCCGGGACCTAAAGGCCAGCGGGCCCACCTTTGTGCCTTCTGTGGGACACCTGGCTGACAAGAGCCGCCCTTTCCAAGTAGCAGAGGCCTGTGCCGTGGCAGGTGATGGCAAAGACCGGCACCTGGATGGGGCCATGGCCCCCGACCATGGTGCGCCCTATGGAGTCTCCTACGCCCACCTAAAGGCCGAGGGCAAGAGTGAACGGCGACCTGGGGGATTTGAGGCGGCCCTCCACACCCGGCTAAAGGGCCTGGAGTATCTCAGTGCAGGCCCCGAGGCCCCTTTCCCTGGACTTCCCAAAGGTAGTCTGGACAAAAGTGGCTACTTCGAGTTGCCTACCCCTTCGCAAGACTGTGCCCGGCCCAATCACCAAGACTCGCTGAGTGGGAAGGCCACCCAGGCTTGCTGCACTTTAGACAAAATGGCCAGCAAAGAAGTCCCTGCTGGCCCTCTAGGGGCCCAGAAGGTGGCCAGAATCCGGCATCAGCAGCACTTGGTGGCTCCTGAGGTAGAATCAGGAGGCGGTGGGGCTGAGGCTAAACGCAAGTCTGTGGAGCTGGCTTCTCTGGGTTACAGTGGGCCACATATACCTCCATGGGGTGTCCAGACAAGCCACAGCACCTCTATGACCATCAGCGAGGAACGAAAGGGCAGTGCCTACCTGGACCCCTTCGGCAGTGGCCTGCAACAGGCAACCCTCCTGTCCCAGGAGCTTCCCACTCCACCAGATGAGGTCTCAGCCATGAAGAACCTGCTCAAGTACAGCAACCAAGCCTTGGTCGTGGGGCAGAAGGCTCCCTTTGTGGGTCTGGGCAGCCTCAAGGCCAGCTGTGTCCAGCAGGAAGCCAAGTTCCCAGCCACTAAGGGCCCAGGCCCAGTGGAGAGACCTGATTGTGCCCGCAGCAGGGAACACGAGGCTCCACATGGAGATGGGGAAGTGCGGCAGCCACCTGTGGGCATTGCAGTGGCCTTGGCCCGGCAAAAGGACACAGTTGGCAGACCCGATACAGCCTACAGTACCAACAGTGGGCGGCAGGGCAGGGCGGCCCCCACCTTCAAAG CTGCTGGAGGACCCCGTACCACCCATGCGCTGGACCTGGAGAGTGAGGAGGAAAGGACCCGGATATGTGATGACCGCCTGGGGCTGCCCAGCCGTGAATTATTATTACA AGACAACAAAGACCTCGTGGAATTTGCCCGGATCCACCCTTCAAGCAGCTGTCCTGGAGACCTGCCCCCCCACCTCATGATGCAAGGCGGCCAGCTGGGCGGGGacccggccccccccccccaccctgcccacccccacTGGCTGCCCCGCACCCGAAGTCCCTCCTTGTGGATGGGGGGCCATTCCTATG GCCTCGGACACCCTGCCCTGCACCAGAACCTTCCCCCTGGCTTCCCAGCCTCTGTGCCAGGCTCCATGCCCTCTGTGTTCCCTCTTCCCCAGGATGCACCCACACAACTAGTCATCTTGCCCTCGGAacccacaccacacactaccCCTCACACACTCG CTGAAGTTATGGACCAGGCCTCACTGTGGCCCCCCATGTATGGGGCCCGGGGCCCTGCCTCACACATGCAGCACCCTGGCCAGCTCCCAGTGTACTCTCGGTCCCAGCTGCTTAGGCAGCAAGAGCTGTATGcactgcagcagcagcaacaacagcagcaacagcagcagcagcaacagcagcagcagcagcagcagcaacagcaacggACCACCCAGGCCATAGAGCTACAGCGAGCAGCCCAGTTCCAG CGCAAGCCTGAGGATCGCCACATGGAGCTGGAGGAACCTGCCCAGGAGAAGGCCCCAAAGTCCACCCACAAGCCAGTTGCCTTAACCCCCATGGCCAAGGGCCCCCCCTCATCTACCACTACAGGCCTGGTCAAGCTATCACCCTGCTGCCACTCACCCACTCTGAAGACCCCGGCTAGTTGCCCCACGCCACCACCTCGTCCCAGCGCCCCCTGCACTTTATCCGTCTGTCCTCCTGGCAGCCCGGGGCCTGGCTCCAAGGTGCCTAGCACCAAGGACAAGAGTGGGGAGGGCCAGCAGGCTGGAACCGACCTCACCACGCTGGAACCAG ACCTGCCTCCAGGATTGAACCCCACGGCTGGTGTGGACTTCTCCCTCTCTGCAGATGTGCACTCCTCTGACCTCCCAGACCCCAAAACTATGCAAACCACTACCCCAGGGACTCGGCCTGAGCCCACAAGGACGTTCCTACCTGGGGAGCCACCCCCCTGCAGTCCCAGGAGCCTAGAGAAGCCCGGGATGCTCTCAAGAGCCAGGGAGACCATCCAGGACCTTGCCATCATACCCCACCCTGTCGAGCGGGGACTCCCACCAGGAAAGGCAGAGGACCCCAGTCCACTTGAAGGGTTACAAGCACTGAGATTCGGAGACCTCCTTGAGGGAGGGGGCACTGAGGCTACTGGCCAGACTAATTCTACTCAGGGAGGGATGCAGAATGAGAGGGCTATGGGTCAGGAGGTGCTACGGCCCACTGCGGGGGCCGCCCCTCAAGCACTGGAGCAGATAGCAGGGAGCCCAGTTGCCCTGGACAAGGATGAAGGTTCACAGAAGGTCCCTGATGCGGCCCAGCTGCAGGAGGAGGAAGCACAGCTGGAAGAGAATGAGGGGGACTCAGAGGAGGACTGGAGGACTCCCAACCACAGCCACCCACCACCCAAAGCGCTGCCAGGCTTGGATGCCTTGGTGGCTGCCACTGTGGACCTAGGGGACCTACCTGATATCAGCCTGCCAGATCCTCAGACCCCAGCAGCCTCGGTGCCCCTCAGCACGGCCCCTCTGCCCCATACCTCAGGGATTCATGGGATTGCCCTGCTCAGTGAACTAGCTGACCTGGAGATCCAGCGGCAGAAGAGTGAACTGGCCATGCAAG AGGATGAGGATGTGCTGGCCTTCAACCTTCAGCACCTTGCCACACTGGCCACAGCTTGGTCCCTAGTGGAGGCTGCTAGCCTGGACAACTCAGTCACTTCACTGCAGGCCCCAACTGCCGACCCAGACAGAAGCCCCAGGCTCACCCCTAGAATGCAGATCCTGCAGCGTAAGGACACCTGGGCTCCGAAAACCAAGCCT GTATGTCCCCTGAAGGCTGCCATTGACCGGCTGGATACACAGGAAGTGGAGATGCGCATGCAGCTGGCAGAGCTGCAGAGACGCTACAAGGAGAAGCAGCGGGAGCTGGCGCGCCTGCAGCGCAGGCATGACCATGA GAGAGAAGAGAGCTCACGGAGTCCTGCACGGCGAGGACCTGGCCGGCCAAGGAAGCGCAAACATCCCAGCTCACTGCCCACTCTGCGTCCTGGGGGCCAGCTTGCCCAGAGTGAAGGCAGGAAAGCCAG GGCTGTGCGTGCTAGCCTAAGCCTGCTGTGTGCGGAGCTACGAGGTGACGAGCCCACAAGGAAGCGAAGCAAACTGGAAAAGAGTGCCTACCCAGGCCTGCAGAGGGCCTCCTCG GAGAAGGCGCGGAGCAGGAAGAGTGGTGGCCAGGCGGCGCTGTCACCCTCGGTGGCCCACAAGGTGGCCCAGCTGAAGCCAAGAGTCAAGAGCAAAGGGCTGCCTGCCACCGGCCTCGGTGCCTTCCAGCGCAAAGAGGCTGCCCCAGGTGGGCGCATCCGGAAGAAGCTCTCTAGAGCCCAGAGTGTCGAGGTGTCAGGGGCAGCACAGCGGCCACACCCCGATGGGGACGGTGGCAGGGAGATGCCCAGTTTCTCAGCCCAGCCAGCAGTGGCTGTGGCACATGAGGCAG GCAGCGGCTATGACAGTGAGGATTGCCAGGCACTCCTGGGGACGGAGGCGGCTCCCAGAGAGCCTGGGTTGGTGCTGCACCCAGGGGCCAGTGTGGCAGTGCTAGGACCCTCACCTTCCTCCGTGGTCAAGATGGAAGCCAaccaaaaggccaagaagaaaaaggagaggcagGGTTTGCTAG gGGCCTGCCGCCTGTCCAGTCCTGAGGGCGAGGTTAAGATCAAGAGACGGGCGGTGAAGAGCAAGGTGGGCCCCAAGCTGGAGCGGGCACCAGGGCGGAGGCCCCCAGGTGCACCCAGCAAGAGAAAAGCCAAGGGCAAGGCGAAAAGTGGCCTCTGTGCAGAGCCCGGGGCTACCACCAGCAGGGATGCCCTTTTCAGCCCCACACGGACCTTCGCTTGCCGAGAGGAAGGCAGCAAACTTGCCAGTGAGCGCCTCAAGAGAGCCACACGCAAGAGCGCCATGTTGCAGCCAGTACTGAGG CGGAAGAATGGAGCCTTGTCCATCGCCCTGTCAGCCCGCAATGCCAAGGCTATCCTGggaaagagcaggaagctgacGAAGGTGAAGAGAGAGACTGTCAGCAAGCAG GGCCAGGGCCGAGCCGTCAGCCGGCTGCTGAAGAGCTTCGCTGTGGAGGGTGACTTCGAGTTTGACGACAGCAGCTTCtcggatgaggaagaggaagaagaggaggccagTGTCCAGCTAAGTGCAGAGCAGAGCGCTGCCCTGG CACGGTCCTGCACCATCCACAAGGAGGACCTGCAGGACGGTCTGCCTGTGCTCATCCCTAAGGAGGACAGTCTGCTGTATGCCGGCAGTGTCAGAACTCTGCAGCCCCCCGACAT TTACAGCATCGTCATTGAGGGTGAGAGAGGAAACCGGCAGCGGATCTACTCATTGGAGCAGCTGCTGCAGGAGGCG GTTCTTGATGTAAGGCCACAGTCCAGTAGGTACCTTCCACCTGGTACCCGGGTCTGCGCCTACTGGAGTCAGAAGTCTCGGTGCCTATATCCAGGCAATGTGGTTCGAG GTGCTTCTAGTGATGAAGAAGAGGACCTGGACTCCGTGGTGGTCGAGTTTGACGACGGAGACACAGGCCACATAGCTGTCTCTAACATCAGGTTGCTGCCTCCAGACTTCAAGATCCAGT GTACAGagccctctccagccctgctggtGTCCAGCAGCTGCCGGAGAACCAAAAAGGCATCCAACGAGGCCCCTCAGCCTGGTGAAGCTCCTTCTTCCAGCCTGTCCCCTAAAGTGCAGGATGGCCCTGAAACTTCCAAGGCCCTGGGGAAGAAATCCAGCAGCAAAGACAAAGCTG GTAAAGTCGACCTCCTAACCTCAGGTGCCAAGTCCCCCACAGGGTCCTCAGACCACTTCCTAGGCCGCAGGGGCAGTCCCCTGCTGAGCTGGTCAGCAGTGGCTCAGACCAAGCGGAAAGcagtggcggcagcagcagcagcgggtgGCAAAGGGCCTGGGGTGCTGCAGAACCTCTTCCAGCTCAACGGAAGCACCAAGAAACTGCGGGCCCGGGAGACCCTGTTTCCCATGCACAGCATGGCTGCTCCTGTGTTTGGTAACAGCTTCTGCGCTGACTCCTTCAGCAGCCTGGCCAGTTCCTACACACCCTTTGTTGGAGGGGCTGGAGCAGGTCTGCCAGGGGGAGCCCACAAGTTGCTTCGGGCCAAGAAAGCTGAGAGGGCTGAAGTGGAAAAGGCCGGCAGGCGGCGGGCAGGCAGCGAGTTCCTGGTTAAGCTGGACCATGAGGGTGTGACCTCTCCCAAGAACAAAAACTGCAAGGCTCTGCTCATGGGCGACAAAGACTTTGGACCTAAGCTGGGCAGGCCTCTAGCCAGCCCCAGTTATGCACACCCAGCCCTCATGGGCAAGGACAAGAAGGGACGGGCACCTGTGCATCCACTGCCCATGGGACTGGCTCTGCGCAAGTACCCACTGCCCTGTGATAGTGACTGCCCCAGCTCCTACTCAGATGAGGATGAGGACGGGCCGGGGCTGGCCACAGGTGTGCCCTCCCGCTTCCTCACCCGCCTCTCCatgtcatcctcctcctctggctcgtccacatcctcttcctcaggctccatgtccacctccagcctctgctcctcAGATAACGAGGACTCCTCTTACAGCTCAGATGATGAGGACCCTGCCCTGTTGCTGCGGACCTGTCTCACCCGCCCTGTACCTGCCCTCCTGGCCCCACCAGAAGCCCTGCGCTCCAAGGGTAGCAGCCCCCACACCCATGCCCAGCGCTGCTTCCTGTCCAGGGCTGGAGTGGCTGGTACAGGTGCTGGTGCTGGCCCCAGTGGTGGCAAACCCAAGTTCAAACGCAAGGAGGCCCTGAGCTTCTCCAAAGCCAAAGAGCTTTCTCGGAGGCAGCGGCTGCCCTCCGTGGAAAACCGGCCAAAGATCTCAGCCTTCCTGCCTGCCCGGCAGCTCTGGAAGTGGTCCGGGAACCCCACACAG AGGAGAGGCATGAAGGGAAAGGCCAGGAAACTGTTCTACAAGGCCATCGTCAGAGGCAAGGAGACGCTGCGCATCGGGGACTGTGCAGTCTTCCTGTCTGCTGGACGACCCAACCTGCCCTATATTGGCCGCATCGAGAGCTTGTGGGAGTCATGGGGCAGCAACATGGTGGTGAGGGTCAAGTGGTTCTACCACCCCGAGGAGACCAAGCTGGGGAAGCGTCAGAGTGATGGGAAG AATGCACTCTACCAGTCCTGCCACGAGGATGAGAATGATGTGCAGACCATCTCCCACAAGTGCCAGGTGGTAGGGCGGGAACAGTACGAGCAGATGATGCGGGGCCGCAAGTACCAGGACCAGCAGGACCTCTATTACTTGGCGGGCACCTATGATCCTACCACTGGACGCCTGGTGACCGCTGACGGTGTGCCCATCCTGTGctga